The following are encoded in a window of candidate division TA06 bacterium genomic DNA:
- the groL gene encoding chaperonin GroEL: MAAKEIKFNEEARRKIQSGIDLLSQAVKVTLGPKGRNVVLDRKFGAPTVTKDGVTVAKEIELEDPFENMGAQMVKEVASKTSDVAGDGTTTATILAQAIFREGLRNVTAGANPMALKRGIEKAVGNVVRKLEGMSKPTKGKTEIAQVATISANNDAEIGKTISDAMEKVGKDGVITVEEGKGLEMTMEVVEGMQFDRGYISPYFVTNPERMEAVLEDCVILIHDKKINTMKDLLPLLEKVAQKGKPLVVIAEDVEGEALATLVVNKIRGTLANASVKAPGYGDRRKAMLEDIAILTGGKVISEEMGVKLESVQLGDLGKAKRVTIDKDNTTIIEGAGKKSDIEARISQIKLQIEETTSDYDSEKLQERLAKLAGGVAVVNVGAATEVEMKEKKARVEDALHATRAAVEEGIVAGGGVALLRCISALDDMKLTGDEKIGMRIVQRALEEPIRRIAENAGMEGSIIVEKVRTMASNEGYDAEKDKFGDMFKAGITDPTKVVRVALQNASSIASLLITTEALVAEIPEKEKKPVMPPGGGYGGDMY, translated from the coding sequence ATGGCTGCAAAAGAGATAAAATTCAATGAAGAGGCGAGAAGAAAGATACAAAGCGGTATCGACCTTCTCTCTCAGGCGGTTAAGGTGACTCTCGGCCCAAAGGGGAGAAATGTCGTTCTGGACAGGAAGTTTGGTGCACCCACCGTTACAAAGGATGGAGTTACCGTCGCCAAAGAGATTGAGCTGGAAGACCCATTTGAGAACATGGGCGCACAGATGGTCAAAGAGGTTGCTTCCAAGACGAGCGATGTTGCGGGTGACGGAACCACCACTGCAACCATTCTGGCCCAGGCCATATTCAGAGAGGGTCTGAGGAATGTTACTGCTGGGGCAAATCCAATGGCCCTGAAGAGGGGTATTGAGAAGGCTGTGGGCAATGTGGTGAGGAAGCTGGAAGGCATGTCTAAACCCACCAAAGGTAAGACCGAGATTGCACAGGTGGCCACAATTTCTGCAAACAATGATGCCGAGATTGGCAAGACCATCTCAGATGCTATGGAGAAAGTTGGCAAGGACGGTGTTATCACCGTGGAGGAAGGGAAGGGCCTGGAGATGACCATGGAGGTCGTGGAGGGTATGCAGTTCGACCGCGGATACATATCTCCTTACTTTGTGACCAACCCGGAAAGAATGGAAGCTGTGCTTGAAGACTGTGTGATTCTCATTCATGACAAGAAGATAAACACGATGAAGGATTTGCTTCCCTTGCTGGAAAAGGTTGCTCAGAAGGGAAAGCCGCTGGTTGTGATAGCAGAGGATGTGGAGGGTGAGGCACTTGCCACGCTCGTTGTCAACAAGATAAGGGGCACTCTGGCCAACGCTTCTGTTAAGGCGCCAGGTTACGGTGACAGGCGGAAAGCCATGCTTGAGGACATAGCCATCCTCACCGGAGGCAAGGTTATTTCCGAAGAGATGGGGGTCAAGCTGGAATCTGTTCAGCTTGGTGACCTGGGAAAGGCAAAGAGGGTCACAATAGACAAGGACAATACCACGATAATTGAGGGTGCGGGCAAGAAGTCTGACATCGAAGCGAGAATATCTCAGATAAAGCTTCAGATCGAGGAGACCACGTCCGACTACGACAGTGAGAAACTGCAGGAAAGGCTGGCTAAGCTTGCTGGTGGGGTCGCGGTAGTAAATGTGGGTGCTGCAACGGAAGTGGAGATGAAGGAGAAGAAGGCGAGGGTTGAAGATGCGCTCCATGCCACAAGGGCTGCGGTCGAGGAAGGGATTGTCGCTGGCGGAGGTGTTGCGCTGTTGAGGTGCATTTCTGCTCTTGACGACATGAAGTTGACGGGGGACGAGAAGATCGGGATGCGAATTGTCCAGCGTGCTCTTGAGGAGCCCATCAGGCGGATTGCAGAGAATGCTGGCATGGAGGGTTCGATTATTGTAGAGAAGGTCAGGACCATGGCATCCAACGAAGGTTATGATGCCGAGAAGGACAAGTTTGGTGACATGTTCAAGGCGGGGATAACAGACCCCACAAAGGTCGTGAGGGTGGCTCTGCAAAACGCTTCGTCCATCGCCTCGCTGTTGATTACGACAGAAGCCCTGGTAGCAGAGATTCCGGAGAAGGAGAAGAAACCTGTGATGCCTCCTGGTGGAGGTTACGGCGGAGACATGTACTAG
- a CDS encoding co-chaperone GroES, which translates to MKIRPLADRVLVRRIEEKEVKKGGIIIPDTVKEKPQQGEVIAAGAGRIDDKGKRIAMEVKKGDKILFGKYAGSEVKMGDEEYIIMREDDILGIIK; encoded by the coding sequence ATGAAGATCAGACCTCTTGCGGATAGGGTGCTGGTCAGGAGAATCGAGGAGAAAGAAGTAAAAAAGGGGGGTATCATAATCCCTGATACCGTCAAAGAAAAACCTCAGCAGGGTGAAGTCATCGCTGCAGGAGCAGGGAGGATAGACGACAAGGGCAAAAGGATAGCAATGGAGGTTAAGAAGGGCGACAAGATCCTCTTCGGGAAGTATGCAGGCTCTGAAGTCAAAATGGGCGACGAAGAGTATATCATAATGAGAGAGGACGACATCCTCGGCATCATAAAATGA
- a CDS encoding ATP-binding protein: MARKLKKSKKKFKEVPVSKLRWTCGADVFKFKSTKNLKVCNTIIGQDKAVKALRMGLDIEGVGYNVFVTGAVGTGRTTSVKCLLEEVGKKERIPDDKCYVNNFANPDMPRLMSLPAGKGKLFKKDMDELVKDLVKSIPLIFESESYQNQRNKLVDKYREIEKKLVSGFEKKVKKQGFILVQVQVGPFSKPEIAPLVDGKPASIEQLQKLVGKGEFSEEKLEKLTKKRSQLNEELGNIFRETRSIEKKARKELLALDTDAVLPFIKQNIDEIKEKYHKRELNKYLDEVRSSLLENLDLFKGKPEEQTQTVAGLPAPQKDPFLDYRVNVLVDNSDTKGAPVVFETSPSYKNLFGTIERSLYGSGQWSTDFTKIKAGSILSGDGGYLVLNALDTLIQPGVWPAMKRALRNRTVEIETYDPFYLFTVSALKPEPIKVDLKVIMIGDPFIYHLLYERDEDFKKIFKVRADFDWEMRISSKTVKEYALLITKVCADEKLKPFDKSGVAAVVEFGARVAGRQNKLTTRFNEVSDVLREACYWAEKAGSDHVTAKYVEKAIEERIDRVDLVEEKIQEMIEQGSIMIDTRGSVVGQVNGLSVYSTGEYMFGRPSRITAKTSVGRAGIINIEREAQLSGPTHNKGVLILSGYLRGKYAQDKPLTMSASLCFEQSYGGVDGDSASSTEVYALLSALSELPIKQDLAVTGSVNQKGEIQPIGGVNQKIEGFFQVCKARRLTRTQGVIIPAQNVGDLMLRKEVVNAVNDGKFHIYPIENIEEGIELLTGVEAGIMKKDGTYPERSVNYLVDRKLREYAARWKHFSAPGTKEENK; the protein is encoded by the coding sequence ATGGCGAGGAAACTGAAAAAAAGCAAGAAGAAGTTCAAAGAAGTTCCGGTGAGCAAGCTTCGATGGACATGCGGGGCGGACGTATTCAAGTTCAAAAGTACAAAGAATCTGAAGGTCTGCAATACCATAATCGGTCAGGATAAGGCGGTCAAGGCTCTCAGGATGGGACTGGACATAGAAGGCGTCGGCTACAATGTTTTCGTGACGGGTGCAGTGGGTACGGGCAGGACAACTTCTGTGAAGTGTCTTCTGGAGGAAGTGGGGAAGAAAGAGAGGATTCCAGATGACAAATGCTACGTGAACAACTTTGCCAATCCGGATATGCCCAGATTGATGAGCCTACCTGCGGGCAAAGGAAAATTATTCAAGAAGGACATGGACGAGCTGGTGAAGGACCTTGTAAAGAGCATTCCACTCATTTTTGAGAGCGAAAGTTATCAGAACCAGAGAAACAAGCTAGTAGACAAGTACAGGGAGATAGAAAAGAAGCTGGTGTCCGGATTCGAGAAGAAGGTGAAGAAACAGGGGTTTATTCTTGTGCAGGTTCAGGTAGGTCCTTTCTCCAAGCCGGAGATAGCGCCTCTGGTCGATGGAAAGCCTGCGAGTATTGAACAGTTGCAGAAGTTAGTGGGCAAAGGTGAGTTCTCGGAAGAGAAGCTGGAAAAACTGACAAAAAAGAGGAGTCAACTGAACGAAGAACTTGGGAATATTTTCAGAGAGACGAGAAGCATAGAGAAGAAGGCTCGAAAAGAACTCCTCGCCCTGGACACGGATGCGGTTCTTCCTTTCATAAAGCAAAACATTGACGAGATAAAGGAGAAGTACCACAAGAGAGAATTGAACAAATATCTGGATGAGGTGAGGTCCAGCTTGCTCGAAAACCTCGACCTTTTTAAGGGCAAACCTGAGGAGCAGACCCAGACGGTTGCGGGATTGCCTGCACCCCAGAAGGATCCCTTCCTTGATTACAGGGTGAATGTGCTTGTGGACAACAGTGATACCAAAGGAGCTCCCGTAGTATTCGAGACATCCCCTTCGTACAAGAACCTGTTTGGGACAATAGAGAGGAGCCTGTATGGTTCAGGCCAGTGGAGCACAGATTTCACCAAGATAAAAGCTGGTTCAATACTTTCTGGTGACGGCGGCTATCTTGTGTTGAATGCTCTTGATACTCTTATCCAGCCTGGCGTCTGGCCGGCCATGAAGAGAGCTCTCAGGAACAGGACCGTGGAAATAGAGACGTACGACCCCTTTTATCTTTTCACTGTGTCTGCATTGAAACCCGAGCCTATCAAGGTGGACTTGAAGGTGATAATGATTGGTGACCCTTTCATATATCACTTGCTGTATGAGCGCGACGAAGACTTCAAGAAGATATTCAAGGTAAGGGCCGACTTCGACTGGGAGATGCGCATAAGCAGTAAGACGGTGAAGGAGTACGCATTACTCATTACTAAGGTGTGTGCCGACGAGAAGCTGAAGCCATTTGACAAATCTGGAGTTGCGGCTGTGGTGGAGTTTGGGGCTCGTGTTGCAGGAAGGCAGAATAAGTTGACCACCCGGTTCAATGAGGTCTCGGATGTTTTGAGAGAGGCATGCTACTGGGCTGAGAAGGCTGGTTCTGATCATGTGACCGCGAAGTACGTGGAAAAGGCGATAGAGGAGAGGATTGACAGGGTGGACCTGGTAGAGGAGAAGATTCAGGAAATGATCGAACAGGGTTCAATCATGATAGACACAAGAGGTTCCGTTGTGGGTCAGGTCAACGGTCTATCGGTTTACTCGACTGGCGAATATATGTTCGGCAGACCCTCGAGGATCACCGCGAAGACCTCTGTGGGCCGGGCCGGAATAATCAACATTGAAAGAGAAGCTCAGTTGAGTGGACCCACCCACAACAAGGGCGTCCTCATTCTGTCCGGGTATCTACGAGGAAAGTACGCTCAGGATAAGCCGTTGACCATGAGCGCCAGCCTCTGTTTTGAACAGTCCTATGGAGGTGTGGACGGTGACAGTGCTTCGTCGACAGAGGTTTACGCGCTTCTCTCCGCCCTATCTGAGCTTCCCATAAAGCAGGATCTGGCAGTAACTGGTTCGGTCAATCAGAAAGGCGAGATACAGCCTATAGGAGGGGTGAACCAGAAGATAGAAGGGTTCTTCCAGGTCTGTAAAGCAAGGAGGTTGACCAGGACCCAGGGGGTCATTATCCCGGCGCAGAATGTCGGGGATTTGATGCTCAGGAAAGAGGTTGTTAATGCTGTAAATGACGGGAAGTTCCACATTTACCCGATTGAAAACATAGAGGAGGGAATCGAGCTGTTGACGGGAGTGGAGGCCGGGATCATGAAAAAGGATGGTACATACCCCGAAAGGTCGGTCAACTATCTGGTTGACCGCAAGCTGAGGGAGTACGCGGCCAGGTGGAAGCACTTCTCGGCCCCCGGCACCAAGGAAGAGAACAAGTAG
- a CDS encoding M23 family metallopeptidase, whose amino-acid sequence MSKKLLTLMVIPQVGGRAISVRLHYIVLGLIGVVLLFLVVASGMYARYRLERIVNASAIAARKAENRVLRKKIEDFTSDLVALDANMETLRRLDRQVRMLCDLRLDEQEVSQLAGKLSSDWRSKSDTEVAAKLDALVRLVSARKESYSEVLKHAVEQRYTVDHTPSIRPASGWMVAGYGQRKNPFTGRMEMHRGVDIAAPKGTPIYATADGRVSFVGYRGGYGLLVKVDHGRGRSTWYGHCSMAKARTGNLVKRGQIIATIGKTGQAIGPHVHYEVRIDGNAVNPANFFLSRSEPIF is encoded by the coding sequence GTGAGCAAGAAGCTTCTGACATTGATGGTCATACCCCAGGTGGGTGGCAGGGCGATTTCTGTCAGGCTGCATTATATCGTTTTGGGCCTGATCGGAGTCGTCCTGCTATTTCTTGTTGTGGCATCAGGTATGTATGCGAGGTATCGCCTGGAAAGAATTGTGAATGCATCGGCGATTGCAGCTCGAAAGGCCGAGAATCGTGTTCTCAGGAAGAAGATTGAGGATTTCACCAGCGATTTGGTGGCCCTTGATGCGAACATGGAGACCCTGAGAAGACTTGACAGACAGGTGAGAATGCTCTGCGACCTCAGGCTGGATGAACAGGAGGTCTCACAGCTCGCTGGCAAATTGAGTTCAGACTGGCGGAGCAAATCCGATACTGAGGTTGCGGCCAAGCTGGATGCTCTTGTCAGACTGGTGTCCGCGCGTAAGGAAAGTTACAGTGAGGTTTTGAAACATGCGGTAGAGCAGAGATACACGGTTGACCACACCCCCTCTATCAGGCCCGCGTCAGGATGGATGGTAGCCGGTTACGGGCAGAGGAAGAATCCCTTCACCGGGCGTATGGAGATGCACAGGGGGGTGGACATCGCTGCACCCAAAGGCACACCCATATATGCAACCGCTGACGGAAGGGTCTCCTTCGTTGGCTACAGGGGCGGATATGGTCTTCTCGTGAAAGTGGATCATGGCCGGGGACGCTCGACCTGGTATGGACATTGCTCCATGGCAAAGGCGAGAACGGGCAACCTTGTGAAAAGGGGGCAGATAATAGCGACCATAGGAAAAACTGGTCAGGCCATAGGCCCGCACGTGCACTATGAGGTGAGGATAGACGGAAATGCCGTAAACCCCGCAAATTTCTTTTTGAGCAGGTCAGAACCGATCTTCTAG
- a CDS encoding RNA polymerase sigma factor RpoD/SigA: protein MDGGSLNIYLREISRIPLLSREQEYELARKARGGDPKAREQLVSANLRFVVKVAKAYQNRNISLVDLIDEGNVGLIRAVTKFDERKSVRFISYAIWWIRQAILRAVAEQSKIVRLPMNKAGKIRKVAQAARAIGQEIGREPTGEEIAERLGLDTKDVTDAVAIARKDISLDVPTSDSETATLIDVIESTLYPSPEEFLEKETFIEEMEKAVRSLAPREAKILRLYFGLEEERPHTLEEIGTILGLSRERVRQIKERALSRLRNAPESEKLKSFL from the coding sequence CTGGATGGAGGGTCTCTCAACATCTACTTGAGGGAAATATCCAGAATACCCCTGCTATCAAGGGAGCAAGAATATGAGCTGGCTCGCAAAGCGAGAGGGGGGGACCCCAAGGCTAGGGAGCAGCTTGTGTCTGCCAATTTGAGATTTGTTGTGAAGGTAGCCAAGGCGTACCAGAACAGGAATATTTCCCTCGTTGACTTGATAGATGAAGGCAACGTTGGCCTCATCCGTGCCGTAACCAAGTTTGATGAGAGAAAAAGTGTAAGATTCATATCATATGCGATATGGTGGATAAGACAGGCCATACTCAGAGCTGTCGCAGAGCAGTCGAAGATTGTCAGGTTGCCTATGAATAAAGCCGGGAAGATCAGGAAGGTCGCACAAGCGGCAAGAGCTATTGGCCAGGAGATTGGACGCGAACCTACAGGAGAAGAGATCGCTGAAAGGCTAGGGCTGGATACAAAAGATGTTACGGATGCGGTTGCAATAGCAAGAAAGGATATCTCACTCGATGTCCCTACCTCTGACAGCGAGACAGCTACACTTATAGACGTGATTGAATCGACCCTCTATCCTTCTCCAGAGGAATTCCTGGAGAAAGAGACTTTTATCGAGGAGATGGAGAAGGCCGTGAGGAGTCTGGCTCCGCGCGAGGCGAAGATATTGAGGCTCTATTTTGGGCTGGAGGAGGAGAGACCTCATACCCTTGAAGAGATAGGCACTATCCTAGGTCTGTCCAGGGAGAGGGTGAGACAGATAAAAGAGAGGGCACTTTCCAGGCTGAGGAATGCCCCGGAAAGTGAGAAACTGAAGAGCTTTCTCTAG
- a CDS encoding Do family serine endopeptidase, whose product MKMRHSFVTTGALLGVFAAVGFLIGLTIASNLNLAPEAKAQANVRASAVELQNMFGEAANAVMPSVVNISAEKVISRKLPFRFKFWDRDFDELFKNPPGERKVASLGSGVIVDSRGYILTNNHVIDGADKFVVTLHDGTEYKGDEVKLVGVDVRTDLAVLKVEAHKRLPVAELGSSSKVRIGDWVIAIGNPFGFEGTVTVGVISAKGRSNLLLMEGASQQDFLQTDAAINPGNSGGPLLNLEGKVVGINTAISTSTGYSAGVGFAVPIDLAKTVFPQLIKKGKVERGWLGVYIQPLTSDMKEALGVDHGLIVNEVIPDGPAEKAGMKSQDVIIEFDRKPIGSVPDLQGSVAVFPVGKAATVKVVRKGKAKTFKVKIAKMPEEVAENRPLKSEEMEESANWLGLELQDSPDRRGVVVVGVFPDSPSADAGIIVGDVIRRVGQHDVENVRDYEKAKKILSGETRPILFWVRSSRSGRHKFVAVRPE is encoded by the coding sequence ATGAAGATGAGACATTCCTTTGTGACCACGGGGGCTCTTCTGGGGGTCTTCGCGGCTGTTGGATTTCTGATAGGATTGACGATTGCCTCTAACCTGAACCTGGCACCAGAAGCGAAGGCTCAGGCTAACGTACGGGCATCTGCGGTCGAATTGCAGAACATGTTTGGTGAGGCGGCCAACGCGGTCATGCCCTCTGTAGTGAATATTAGTGCTGAAAAGGTAATCAGCCGGAAGCTTCCATTCCGATTCAAGTTCTGGGACCGAGACTTTGATGAGCTTTTCAAAAATCCTCCTGGGGAAAGAAAAGTAGCCAGTCTGGGTTCAGGTGTGATTGTCGATTCGAGGGGATATATTCTTACAAACAACCACGTGATTGATGGGGCAGACAAGTTCGTGGTGACCCTGCATGACGGCACTGAGTACAAGGGCGATGAGGTGAAGTTGGTGGGAGTAGATGTAAGGACAGACTTGGCTGTGTTGAAGGTCGAAGCACACAAGCGTTTGCCGGTGGCTGAACTTGGCAGTTCAAGCAAGGTTAGAATTGGGGATTGGGTTATAGCCATCGGGAACCCATTTGGGTTTGAAGGGACTGTTACTGTCGGTGTAATCAGTGCAAAGGGAAGGAGCAACCTCTTGCTCATGGAAGGAGCCAGTCAACAGGACTTCCTCCAGACTGATGCGGCCATCAATCCGGGGAATTCGGGAGGCCCTCTTCTCAACCTCGAAGGAAAGGTTGTAGGGATAAACACAGCCATATCCACAAGCACAGGATACTCTGCGGGGGTTGGATTTGCTGTCCCCATTGATCTGGCAAAGACGGTCTTTCCACAACTCATAAAGAAGGGGAAGGTGGAGCGAGGATGGCTGGGAGTATATATTCAGCCTCTCACTTCGGATATGAAGGAGGCTCTTGGGGTTGACCATGGACTCATAGTAAACGAAGTGATTCCGGATGGTCCTGCTGAGAAGGCGGGAATGAAGTCTCAGGATGTTATCATTGAGTTCGACCGGAAGCCGATAGGAAGCGTTCCTGATCTTCAGGGTTCTGTGGCTGTTTTTCCTGTGGGCAAGGCTGCAACGGTGAAGGTGGTCAGAAAAGGCAAGGCAAAAACATTCAAAGTGAAGATAGCGAAGATGCCTGAAGAGGTCGCTGAGAACAGGCCATTGAAGAGTGAGGAGATGGAGGAAAGCGCAAACTGGCTGGGTCTGGAACTCCAGGATTCTCCCGATAGGAGAGGAGTTGTGGTGGTAGGAGTCTTTCCTGATTCCCCTAGCGCCGACGCCGGCATTATTGTTGGAGATGTAATTCGCAGAGTCGGCCAGCATGATGTCGAGAATGTCCGTGACTATGAGAAGGCGAAAAAGATTCTTTCCGGTGAGACAAGACCCATACTCTTCTGGGTGAGAAGCAGCAGAAGTGGCAGGCACAAATTCGTAGCTGTGAGACCAGAATAA
- a CDS encoding MerR family transcriptional regulator, whose amino-acid sequence MEKIGPETPVYVISVAARLVGVHAQTLRLYEREGLIEPHRSGKRRIYSESDIGRLRYICYLTRVRRVNLSGVKIILEIYDNGERNAINFPLVKVEIEEEMGD is encoded by the coding sequence ATGGAAAAGATTGGGCCAGAAACTCCCGTTTATGTCATAAGCGTGGCAGCCAGACTGGTTGGCGTCCACGCGCAGACTTTGAGGCTTTATGAAAGAGAAGGCCTGATCGAACCTCACCGTTCTGGCAAGAGAAGGATATACTCAGAGAGTGACATAGGGCGGCTTCGCTACATATGCTATCTGACAAGGGTAAGACGCGTCAACCTGTCGGGTGTGAAAATAATCCTCGAAATCTATGACAATGGAGAGAGAAACGCCATCAATTTCCCTCTGGTAAAGGTTGAAATAGAGGAAGAGATGGGCGACTGA
- a CDS encoding Hsp20/alpha crystallin family protein yields MEIMKWDPFRDMVSIRDEIDRLFDGFFGRMPAKRSVMKGIWAPLVDIEETKDDILIRAELPGMKKEDIKISVSEGRLQIAGERSKEKEEKEGTYHRIERTYGRFQRVVPLPVEVEAGKTKATYKDGMLEVRLPKAEKAKPKEIGIEVK; encoded by the coding sequence ATGGAGATCATGAAATGGGATCCGTTCAGAGACATGGTCTCGATTCGGGATGAGATAGATAGGCTTTTCGATGGATTCTTCGGCAGGATGCCTGCAAAAAGGAGTGTGATGAAGGGCATCTGGGCGCCTTTGGTAGATATTGAGGAGACCAAGGATGATATTCTTATCAGGGCAGAACTACCCGGCATGAAGAAGGAGGATATCAAGATATCCGTTTCAGAGGGAAGGCTGCAGATTGCAGGCGAGAGGTCTAAAGAAAAGGAAGAAAAAGAGGGGACATATCATAGAATTGAGAGAACGTACGGTAGGTTTCAGAGAGTCGTGCCCCTGCCTGTGGAGGTTGAGGCGGGCAAGACGAAAGCAACATACAAAGATGGAATGCTTGAGGTAAGGCTTCCCAAGGCAGAGAAAGCTAAACCAAAGGAGATCGGCATAGAGGTCAAGTAG